One segment of Haliotis asinina isolate JCU_RB_2024 chromosome 12, JCU_Hal_asi_v2, whole genome shotgun sequence DNA contains the following:
- the LOC137258022 gene encoding WD repeat-containing protein 88-like — MAEDELDLALELSRDLNLAAQTDAQKDKAVWEHEDLAQVRMRVLREHSKGVNSCQFFDGGTKFVTASDDKSVKLWSFGSGGVLHSLDNIHDMPVNEARITSDGRSFVSCGWDKKVKFWDTQIVAEKWSGKHGGVVTCCKLSHDETMVCSGSDMDNILKIWDTRSGEIIHNLKDHHSSTITSCIFAPKDDKVITTSMDRSTKFFDLRTCTTTIQLEGHFNIVSSCAISYDERKFATTSWDKTVQQWDIATGMYRSKGPVCMKGQHEGSVSCCNFSKDGLMLVTGSYDQSVVVWDTDNHVQKIKLQGHTDWVNDVCFSDDQKWLLSCSKDETVRLWNVENTDKIPVVLENRRSIGLKVIKCSSCGKPFSIAQLDNFRDLTLCVFCRLQDPGKTWLEITEPEA; from the exons ATGGCAGAAGATGAATTAGATTTGGCTCTGGAGCTGAGTCGAGATCTGAATCTTGCGGCACAAACTGATGCACAAAAAGACAAGGCAGTGTGGGAACATGAAGACTTAGCTCAG GTACGGATGCGAGTTCTCAGGGAACACTCAAAGGGAGTAAACAGTTGTCAGTTTTTCGATGGTGGTACTAAATTTGTGACAGCATCAGATGACAAGAGTGTCAAGCTATGGAGCTTTGGGTCTGGGGGAGTGTTGCACAGCCTGGACAATATACATGACATGCCAGTCAATGAAGCCAGGATCACATCTGATGGGAGAAG TTTTGTGAGTTGTGGATGGGACAAAAAGGTCAAGTTCTGGGACACTCAGATTGTTGCAGAAAAG TGGTCAGGGAAGCATGGCGGGGTGGTCACCTGCTGTAAACTGTCACATGATGAGACGATGGTGTGCTCTGGTTCTGACATGGACAACATCCTGAAAATCTGGGACACCAgatcaggggagataattcacaACCTCAAAG ATCAccattccagcactatcaccaGCTGTATCTTTGCCCCCAAGGATGATAAAGTCATCACAACGTCCATGGACAGATCAACCAAGTTCTTCGATCTCAGAACTTGTACAACTACTATTCAGCTGGA GGGCCACTTCAACATTGTGTCAAGCTGTGCTATCTCGTATGATGAGCGCAAATTTGCCACAACATCGTGGGACAAAACAGTACAGCAGTGGGACATTGCGACAGGGATGTACAG GTCCAAGGGTCCTGTGTGTATGAAGGGCCAGCATGAGGGGTCAGTCAGCTGCTGCAATTTCAGCAAAGATG GGCTGATGCTGGTGACAGGTTCGTATGATCAGAGTGTGGTCGTGTGGGACACAGACAACCACGTACAGAAGATCAAGTTACAG GGACACACAGACTGGGTGAATGACGTCTGCTTCAGCGATGACCAGAAGTGGCTTCTTTCTTGCTCAAAG GATGAGACTGTCCGCCTGTGGAATGTTGAGAACACAGACAAGATCCCCGTTGTCCTTGAGAACAGAAGGTCCATAGGTCTCAAGGTCATTAAG tgttctTCATGCGGTAAGCCCTTCTCAATAGCTCAGCTGGACAACTTCCGTGATCTGACTCTGTGTGTGTTCTGTAGACTCCAAGACCCTGGCAAAACCTGGCTGGAGATTACTGAGCCAGAGGCTTAG